From one Triticum aestivum cultivar Chinese Spring chromosome 4B, IWGSC CS RefSeq v2.1, whole genome shotgun sequence genomic stretch:
- the LOC123094194 gene encoding uncharacterized protein, whose translation MDIAVRQRKRKNFSPAKWWLNYGTCAPLLKDLAMKILSLTCSSSACERNWSAFEQVHTKKRSRLLHDRMSDLVFIKFNSRMKHKRENKSRDPIEKTIVDVLEDEDNEFITDIVGNDNVVEHVGDEDQTQQERASTSQEQGKKKKRPTAPPRKKRKKSLQSLLNSVDEEAILSASSNSSSSESEDESPSALADSD comes from the exons ATGGACATTGCTGTACGacagagaaaaaggaaaaactttTCTCCAG CAAAATGGTGGCTGAATTATGGCACATGTGCACCCCTGTTGAAGGACTTGGCAATGAAGATTTTGAGTTTGACATGTAGCTCCTCAGCTTGTGAGAGAAATTGGTCAGCATTTGAACAA GTTCATACAAAGAAACGCAGCAGGCTACTCCATGATAGGATGAGTGATCTTGTATTTATCAAGTTCAACTCTAGGATGAAGCATAAGAGAGAGAACAAGAGTAGAGACCCAATAGAGAAGACAATCGTTGATGTTCTTGAGGACGAGGATAACGAGTTCATCACCGACATTGTTGGAAATGATAATGTTGTTGAACATGTTGGTGATGAAGATCAAACTCAACAAGAGAGAGCTTCAACATCACAagaacaagggaaaaagaagaaaaggCCTACTGCGCCCCctagaaagaagaggaagaagagcttgcAATCTCTCCTTAATAGTGTCGATGAGGAAGCTATACTTTCTGCCTCTTCCAATTCTTCTTCGTCGGAATCAGAAGATGAGTCTCCCTCGGCCCTTGCTGACTCAGATTAA